From Fulvivirga lutea:
AGAAACTAAATCCCATCCTTATCTATTCATTTTTATATCTTTGCGCGCTATGGCACAACAGGACGATAATTTGTTAAAAAAGATCATAGCTCATGCCAAGGAGTATGGGTTTGTTTTTCCTTCAAGTGAAATTTATGATGGGTTGGCAGCTGCCTATGATTACGGTCAAAATGGTGTAGAATTAAGAAATAATATCAAGTCATTTTGGTGGAAGGCAATGGTTCAGATGAACGAAAACATTGTAGGCTTAGATGCATCCATATTTATGCATCCTACCACTTGGAAGGCTTCCGGTCATGTTGATGCATTTAATGACCCAATGATCGATAACAAAGATTCGAAAAAGCGTTATCGAGCCGATGTGTTATTGGAAGAGCACATTGCAAAAATTGAAGCAAAAATTGATAAAGAAGTTGACAAGGCCGCCAAACGCTTTGGCGATGCATTTGATAAGGATCAGTACCTGGCTACCAATGGCAGAGTGCTTGACTATCAAAAGCAAATAGATGATATCAATGCCAGAATGAAGGCGGCATTGGAGTCAGAAAAATTGAATGATCTAAAAGCACTTATTGAAGAGCTTGGAATAGCGGACCCTGTTTCCGGTTCTAAAAAATGGACGGATGTTAGACAGTTTAACCTCATGTTCTCTACAGAATTGGGTTCATTAGCCGATGGCGCCAGTAAAATATATTTAAGGCCTGAGACCGCTCAGGGGATATTTGTAAACTTCCTAAACGTTCAAAAAACGGGAAGAATGAAGATTCCTTTTGGAATAGCACAAATAGGTAAAGCCTTTAGAAATGAAATTATTGCCAGACAGTTCATTTTCAGAATGCGTGAATTTGAACAAATGGAAATGCAATTTTTTGTAAAGCCAGGAGATGAAATGCAATGGTATGAGCATTGGAAAGAAACTCGTATCAAATGGCATAAAATACTTGGCCTAGGTGAGGATAATTATCGTTTCCATGATCATTTGAACTTGGCACACTATGCCAATGCCGCCTGTGACATTGAATTTAACTTCCCAATGGGCTTCAAAGAATTAGAAGGTATTCATAGTAGAACGGACTTTGACCTGAAAGCACATGAAGAGCATTCAGGTAAAAAACTACAATTCTTCGATCCGCAAGAAAATAAAAGCTATGTGCCTTATGTCATTGAAACTTCTATCGGTTTGGATAGAATGTTCCTGGCAGTTTTAACGGCAGCATATAAAGAAGAAACTTTGGAAGATGGCAGCGAAAGAACTGTACTTAAAATTCCTGCAGCTTTGGCACCATACAAAGTGGCAGTACTTCCATTACTGAAGAAAGATGGTTTACCTGAAAAGGGAAGAGAGATAATGGATTCCTTAAAGTTTGATTTCAACTGTCAGTATGACGAAAAAGATGCCATTGGTAAAAGATACAGAAGACAGGATGCTATTGGCACTCCTTATTGTATCACAATCGATCATCAAACGCTGGAAGACAACACCGTTACTTTAAGGCACAGAGATACTTCTGAACAAGAGAGGATAAAAGTAAGTGAATTGACAGGCCGTGTTTCAGAACTAGTTTCTATTACCAGCCTACTTAAACAGCTTTAATTGGAAT
This genomic window contains:
- a CDS encoding glycine--tRNA ligase, which produces MAQQDDNLLKKIIAHAKEYGFVFPSSEIYDGLAAAYDYGQNGVELRNNIKSFWWKAMVQMNENIVGLDASIFMHPTTWKASGHVDAFNDPMIDNKDSKKRYRADVLLEEHIAKIEAKIDKEVDKAAKRFGDAFDKDQYLATNGRVLDYQKQIDDINARMKAALESEKLNDLKALIEELGIADPVSGSKKWTDVRQFNLMFSTELGSLADGASKIYLRPETAQGIFVNFLNVQKTGRMKIPFGIAQIGKAFRNEIIARQFIFRMREFEQMEMQFFVKPGDEMQWYEHWKETRIKWHKILGLGEDNYRFHDHLNLAHYANAACDIEFNFPMGFKELEGIHSRTDFDLKAHEEHSGKKLQFFDPQENKSYVPYVIETSIGLDRMFLAVLTAAYKEETLEDGSERTVLKIPAALAPYKVAVLPLLKKDGLPEKGREIMDSLKFDFNCQYDEKDAIGKRYRRQDAIGTPYCITIDHQTLEDNTVTLRHRDTSEQERIKVSELTGRVSELVSITSLLKQL